One genomic segment of Aquipluma nitroreducens includes these proteins:
- a CDS encoding glycosyl hydrolase encodes MKPRIKNYMLLSLIFFGLISMYCVNSNQKSESPNDSLISGFQTPPDASKPRVWWHWMNGNVTKHGIRKDLNWMHRVGIGGFQNFDAGLNTPQVVEKRLIYMTPEWKDAFRFTTNLADSLGLEMAIAGSPGWSESGGPWVKPNEGMKKFVWSEIQVEGGQPFSGTLPKPPVTTGPFQNLEMEAGFMGAEPKVETPEYYADAAVVAFRLPENEKSMAELQPMVTSSAGSFKLADLTDGDVKTSTFLPGVAGKSSWIQYEFAKPETMQALTIVGGGAQMMMGPDRDSRLLEASDDGQVYRKVIEIPSGSLAQKTLSFASTTAKYFRFVWNIPEPRPMPSIPGMPEMRRGNSANAPVGTPVAELILYPGSRINRFEEKAAFVAASDLYTTPTPEVKTKDAVAKSDVVDLSSKMKADGTLSWTPPVGKWAIIRLGYSLTGHKNGPASPEATGLEVDKLSAKHVSAYFTNYLDQYKNATGGLMGKHGLQYVITDSWEAGTQNWTDDMLKEFKNRRGYDMLSWIPVLTGHVVETADASERFLWDFRKTLGDLVTENHYDLLTKMLKERQMGRYSESHEARRAFIGDGMEAKRTADVPMGAGWTPGGFGGNEGGFATVYQADIRESASVAHLYGQNLVAAESLTAMGTDWAWSPELLKPIADHLMACGLNRFVIHTSVHQPVDDKIPGMSLGPFGQWFTRHETWAEQAKAWTAYLSRSCYMLQQGKYVADVAYYYGEDNNITVMFSKMRGGDLPSVPEGYSYDFINADALVNLLSVKDGQLVTPTGMTYKILALDPNSQYMTLSVLRKIKKMVSEGAIVTGPKPIKTPSLVDNTADFDALVKELWGNESGVNSVGKGKVYANTPLLQVFANQSIAADFTYSKPQSDSKMFFVHRRVDDTDIYWVNNRTDRVEELTGTFRTNGKEAEIWHPETGKVDQASYAIEKEMTKVPLHLEANNAVFVVFRNKTNETSRLVNKPTETKLAEVSGPWNVSFQAKRGAPAQATFEALAPWNENPDTGIKYFSGTGTYSRTIQATADWLKAGTEVWIDLGKVQNLAEVVVNGKSMGIVWKTPFRVNLTGALKQGENTLEIKVTNLWVNRLIGDRQPDAKEKITYTITSPYRADTPLKPSGLLGPVQLLSLTK; translated from the coding sequence ATGAAGCCAAGAATAAAAAACTACATGCTTCTGTCCTTGATTTTTTTCGGACTGATAAGTATGTATTGTGTTAACAGCAATCAAAAATCAGAGTCCCCGAACGACAGTTTAATCTCTGGATTTCAAACACCGCCTGATGCATCCAAGCCGCGGGTATGGTGGCATTGGATGAATGGGAATGTGACCAAACATGGAATTCGCAAAGACCTCAATTGGATGCACCGTGTAGGAATTGGCGGATTTCAAAACTTCGATGCGGGGCTAAACACGCCCCAAGTAGTCGAGAAACGACTAATTTATATGACTCCTGAATGGAAAGATGCTTTCCGTTTCACAACCAATCTGGCCGATTCTCTTGGTCTGGAAATGGCCATTGCCGGTTCGCCCGGATGGAGCGAAAGTGGCGGTCCGTGGGTGAAACCCAACGAAGGCATGAAGAAATTTGTGTGGAGCGAGATCCAGGTTGAAGGAGGACAACCGTTCAGCGGGACACTTCCAAAACCTCCAGTGACAACCGGTCCATTTCAGAATTTAGAAATGGAAGCCGGATTTATGGGAGCTGAACCCAAAGTAGAAACTCCTGAATATTACGCCGACGCTGCTGTTGTTGCCTTTCGTTTGCCAGAAAATGAAAAATCGATGGCCGAGTTGCAACCTATGGTTACTTCGAGTGCGGGGAGTTTCAAACTTGCTGATCTGACTGATGGCGATGTAAAAACAAGTACTTTTTTGCCCGGAGTTGCCGGAAAGAGTTCGTGGATTCAGTACGAATTTGCAAAACCAGAGACCATGCAGGCGCTCACCATTGTGGGTGGCGGGGCACAGATGATGATGGGACCCGACCGGGACTCCCGTTTACTGGAAGCCAGTGATGATGGTCAGGTATATCGGAAGGTTATCGAAATTCCAAGCGGAAGTTTGGCACAAAAAACACTTTCGTTTGCATCCACCACTGCCAAATATTTCAGGTTTGTATGGAATATTCCAGAACCACGGCCAATGCCTTCCATCCCGGGAATGCCCGAAATGCGCAGGGGCAATTCTGCAAATGCGCCGGTAGGAACGCCAGTTGCCGAACTTATTTTGTATCCGGGCAGCCGTATAAACCGATTCGAAGAAAAAGCTGCTTTTGTAGCTGCTTCCGATTTATACACAACTCCAACTCCTGAAGTAAAAACCAAAGATGCCGTTGCAAAATCAGATGTTGTTGATCTGAGTTCGAAAATGAAAGCAGATGGAACTCTGTCATGGACTCCGCCTGTCGGGAAATGGGCAATCATTCGGTTGGGCTATTCGCTAACCGGACACAAAAACGGCCCTGCTTCGCCTGAAGCTACCGGACTTGAAGTGGATAAGTTAAGTGCAAAACACGTGTCAGCTTATTTTACCAATTACCTCGATCAGTATAAAAATGCCACTGGTGGCCTGATGGGAAAACATGGTCTTCAGTATGTAATTACCGACAGCTGGGAAGCCGGAACGCAGAACTGGACGGATGATATGTTGAAAGAATTTAAAAACCGAAGAGGTTACGACATGCTTTCGTGGATTCCGGTTTTGACTGGTCATGTGGTTGAAACGGCCGATGCCAGCGAACGGTTTTTGTGGGACTTCAGGAAAACCTTAGGTGATCTGGTAACCGAAAACCATTACGATTTGCTTACCAAAATGCTGAAAGAGCGCCAGATGGGTCGTTATTCAGAATCGCACGAGGCACGCCGCGCTTTTATTGGCGATGGCATGGAAGCCAAACGCACGGCTGATGTTCCGATGGGTGCTGGCTGGACTCCGGGTGGTTTTGGAGGCAACGAAGGAGGATTTGCTACGGTATATCAGGCCGATATTCGTGAATCGGCATCTGTTGCCCACCTCTATGGCCAGAATTTGGTTGCTGCCGAATCGTTAACCGCCATGGGAACCGACTGGGCCTGGTCGCCCGAATTGTTGAAACCGATTGCCGACCATTTAATGGCCTGCGGGTTGAACCGGTTCGTCATACACACTTCAGTACATCAGCCCGTTGATGATAAAATACCCGGAATGAGCCTTGGCCCTTTTGGCCAGTGGTTTACCCGCCACGAAACCTGGGCCGAGCAGGCAAAAGCCTGGACAGCTTACCTGTCGCGCAGTTGTTACATGCTTCAGCAGGGAAAATACGTAGCCGACGTTGCTTACTATTATGGCGAAGACAATAACATTACGGTGATGTTCAGTAAAATGCGGGGCGGCGACCTTCCTTCGGTTCCTGAAGGTTATAGTTACGATTTTATCAACGCCGATGCGCTGGTGAATCTGCTATCAGTTAAAGATGGCCAACTGGTTACGCCAACGGGAATGACCTACAAAATTCTGGCACTCGATCCGAATAGCCAGTATATGACACTTTCTGTACTTCGAAAAATTAAAAAAATGGTTTCTGAAGGCGCTATTGTAACCGGACCAAAGCCAATTAAAACGCCAAGTTTAGTTGATAATACTGCTGATTTTGATGCTTTGGTAAAGGAATTATGGGGCAACGAAAGCGGTGTAAATTCTGTTGGCAAAGGAAAAGTATATGCAAATACTCCATTGTTACAGGTATTCGCAAACCAAAGTATTGCTGCTGATTTTACTTACTCCAAACCACAGAGCGACTCCAAAATGTTTTTTGTTCATCGTCGGGTTGACGACACTGATATCTATTGGGTAAACAACCGCACCGACAGGGTAGAAGAATTGACCGGAACATTCAGAACCAATGGCAAGGAGGCCGAGATATGGCATCCGGAAACCGGAAAGGTAGATCAAGCTTCCTATGCAATTGAAAAGGAAATGACTAAAGTTCCTTTGCATTTGGAAGCCAATAATGCTGTATTCGTAGTTTTCAGGAACAAAACAAACGAAACTTCGCGCTTAGTAAACAAACCAACTGAAACCAAACTTGCTGAAGTTTCTGGTCCATGGAACGTAAGTTTCCAGGCCAAACGCGGTGCCCCGGCACAGGCAACTTTTGAAGCGCTTGCTCCATGGAATGAAAATCCGGATACAGGAATTAAATATTTTTCGGGAACAGGAACTTATAGCAGAACCATCCAGGCAACTGCCGATTGGTTAAAAGCCGGAACTGAAGTTTGGATCGATTTGGGTAAAGTTCAAAACCTTGCTGAAGTTGTGGTGAATGGTAAATCGATGGGAATTGTTTGGAAAACACCTTTCCGCGTAAATCTTACCGGCGCTTTAAAACAAGGAGAAAATACGCTTGAAATTAAGGTGACCAACCTTTGGGTAAACCGGTTGATTGGCGACCGCCAACCCGATGCCAAAGAGAAAATTACCTATACGATAACATCGCCCTATCGGGCAGACACGCCGCTAAAACCATCAGGATTATTGGGACCGGTACAACTTTTAAGTCTGACAAAATAA
- a CDS encoding cadherin repeat domain-containing protein, protein MEIADKDTLNAKDKWTEVSTLLSQQGITFEKFAENIAKMPKFYTLWWQYKEAGTYNGVIEIANPSQSSLTFVAPQVKELATIHMIIQATDTGKPPLTAFARVVINILPAK, encoded by the coding sequence ATGGAAATTGCCGATAAGGATACATTAAATGCAAAAGATAAGTGGACTGAAGTGTCGACATTGTTGAGCCAACAGGGGATTACTTTTGAAAAGTTTGCTGAGAATATCGCGAAGATGCCAAAATTTTATACACTGTGGTGGCAATATAAGGAGGCTGGTACCTACAATGGTGTTATTGAAATAGCTAATCCTTCTCAATCCAGTTTAACTTTTGTTGCGCCTCAGGTAAAAGAACTTGCTACTATACACATGATAATTCAGGCAACTGATACTGGCAAACCTCCCCTAACAGCATTTGCTCGTGTGGTTATCAATATTTTACCTGCAAAATAA
- a CDS encoding alpha-L-rhamnosidase-related protein gives MKRLIFFILLLQSFALSAQFGTPNPANQWDASWVSVPGNGEKDPGLYLFRKILVLGTKPETFKVYVSGDNRFKFYVNEQLVSIGPALGDLKHWNYETLDLAPYLKAGNNIVAAVVWNEGDLKAVSQFSLRNGFIVQGTDAPTKALNTNDTWKCIADKSYTPIKQTVKGYYAAGAGDQIDMNLKVKGWEKQAFDDSSWVKAKPLFEVSARGIGFRTSNAWTTVPSILPQRELKYQRLASTRKAEEVSVPKNFPAEKAAFVVPANTTAKVLLDQAIYTNAYPTLIFSNGKNSTITITYSEALYDEKGVKNNRNEIDGKTISGRQDIVISDGSANQNFTALNWRTYRYIELKFETKDSPLTIEDFYGTFTGYPFEMNATLESKNQELSKMLEIGWRTARSCAVETYMDCPYYERLQYIGDARIQLFVSYFNSGDDRLAKNALNLDDYSRQADGYTLSRYPDTQNQIIPTYSLWHVSMLYDYLYYGTDRKFLKDKLLGSRQILNYFISFTDKDGSLKNVPGWNFTDWVPDWRMGIAPAGDDGSSAAMDLQLLLALQSGIALEKAEGNAEYAALYEKIVQKLKATIQAKYWDNSKKMYADTPAKDKLSQHTNSMAILAGLVDPSNALNIAKNMLSDKTLSQASIYFKYYLHLALVKAGLGDDYLSWLDIWRKNIALGLTTWGETSEVETTRSDCHAWGASPNIEIYRTLLGIESDAPYFSKVKIEPHLGLIDEIGGSIPHTSGKIAVNYKRTGKTLNAQISLPENLAGTFIWEGKSYDLKGGKNSFQL, from the coding sequence ATGAAAAGACTAATCTTCTTTATTTTACTATTGCAGTCGTTTGCCCTGTCTGCACAGTTTGGAACTCCCAACCCTGCAAATCAATGGGATGCAAGTTGGGTCAGTGTCCCCGGCAATGGAGAAAAAGATCCCGGGTTATACTTATTCAGAAAAATCCTTGTTTTGGGTACCAAACCGGAAACCTTCAAAGTGTACGTTTCGGGTGACAACCGCTTTAAGTTCTATGTCAATGAGCAACTGGTGTCGATTGGTCCGGCATTAGGCGATTTAAAACACTGGAATTATGAAACACTCGATCTGGCTCCTTACCTGAAAGCTGGAAACAACATCGTTGCTGCTGTGGTATGGAATGAAGGTGACCTGAAAGCTGTTTCGCAATTTTCGTTGCGAAACGGGTTTATTGTTCAGGGAACCGATGCTCCAACAAAAGCTTTAAATACGAACGACACCTGGAAGTGTATTGCAGATAAAAGTTATACGCCAATAAAACAAACGGTTAAAGGTTATTACGCTGCCGGTGCAGGCGATCAGATTGATATGAATCTTAAGGTTAAAGGCTGGGAAAAACAGGCATTTGATGACAGTTCCTGGGTTAAAGCGAAACCTCTGTTCGAAGTCTCAGCCCGTGGAATTGGTTTCAGAACTTCGAATGCGTGGACAACTGTTCCATCTATCCTGCCTCAACGCGAACTTAAATATCAGCGATTGGCATCTACCCGGAAAGCTGAAGAAGTTTCTGTTCCAAAAAACTTTCCAGCCGAAAAAGCAGCTTTTGTTGTTCCGGCGAATACAACTGCAAAAGTTTTGCTCGATCAAGCGATTTATACCAATGCTTATCCAACCTTAATTTTTAGCAATGGCAAGAACAGCACAATAACCATTACTTATTCCGAAGCTTTGTACGACGAAAAAGGTGTAAAAAATAACCGGAACGAAATCGATGGAAAAACCATTTCAGGCCGACAGGACATTGTTATTTCTGATGGTTCAGCAAATCAGAATTTTACGGCTTTAAATTGGAGGACTTATCGCTACATTGAATTAAAGTTCGAAACAAAGGATTCGCCACTCACCATTGAAGATTTTTACGGAACATTTACCGGCTATCCGTTTGAAATGAATGCCACGCTTGAATCAAAAAACCAGGAATTGTCGAAAATGCTGGAGATCGGCTGGCGTACTGCCCGGTCGTGTGCGGTTGAAACCTATATGGATTGTCCGTATTACGAACGGTTACAATACATTGGCGATGCACGAATCCAACTTTTTGTTTCGTATTTTAACAGCGGCGACGACCGTCTGGCTAAAAATGCCTTGAATCTGGACGACTACTCGCGACAGGCTGATGGCTATACGCTGAGCCGTTACCCGGATACCCAGAACCAGATTATTCCAACCTATTCCCTTTGGCATGTAAGTATGCTTTACGATTACCTGTATTACGGAACTGATCGGAAATTTTTGAAAGATAAACTGCTGGGTTCACGTCAAATCCTGAATTACTTCATCAGTTTTACCGATAAAGATGGATCGTTGAAGAATGTTCCGGGATGGAATTTTACCGACTGGGTCCCGGATTGGAGAATGGGAATAGCTCCCGCAGGAGACGATGGCAGTTCGGCAGCTATGGATTTACAGTTGCTGCTTGCCTTGCAATCGGGCATTGCCTTGGAGAAAGCCGAAGGAAATGCAGAATATGCAGCCTTATATGAGAAAATTGTACAAAAACTAAAAGCAACTATTCAGGCAAAATATTGGGATAATTCGAAGAAAATGTATGCCGATACACCCGCAAAAGATAAGCTTTCGCAACATACAAACAGCATGGCTATTTTGGCCGGATTGGTTGATCCGAGTAATGCATTGAATATTGCCAAAAACATGTTGAGCGACAAAACGTTATCGCAGGCTTCTATCTATTTCAAATATTACTTGCATTTGGCTCTGGTTAAAGCTGGGTTGGGCGATGATTATCTGAGCTGGTTAGATATCTGGCGGAAAAACATTGCTCTCGGGTTGACCACCTGGGGCGAAACTTCTGAAGTGGAAACTACCCGGTCTGATTGCCACGCCTGGGGCGCTAGTCCAAATATCGAAATCTACCGAACTTTGTTGGGAATCGAAAGTGATGCTCCATATTTTTCAAAGGTGAAAATTGAACCACACCTTGGATTGATTGATGAAATTGGCGGATCAATACCGCACACTTCCGGCAAGATAGCCGTAAACTATAAACGAACTGGCAAAACCCTGAATGCACAAATCTCTTTGCCTGAAAACCTTGCCGGAACATTCATATGGGAAGGGAAAAGTTATGATTTAAAAGGAGGTAAGAATAGTTTTCAGTTGTAG
- a CDS encoding alpha/beta hydrolase, producing MKTKYILGFIVMAIFSIPAFAQGGADGLLMPKFIKPSDNSTSILLKDLSKERRFLREIPADSEIHLLKDIVYHKSKSIDGDPMSLSMDLLTYKDDKIRPCVVYVVGGGFSSASKERNLYDRFEVAKVGYVVASVQYHVVSNGIYSDAVKDIKAAIRFLRANAKEYGINPDKIAVWGESAGGYLAAMVGTTNGVKEFEAGENIDQSSDVQAAIDVYGLSDLTKIGADYDEAAANAHFTLISPDGKFIHGKNSGLTSLDKPEVVAKANPINYVNKNDPPFLLFHGTLDVSVSPSQTLLMHNSLREAGVNSTRYVIEGARHASAEFSDPQVITIIVDFLDKHLKQ from the coding sequence ATGAAAACAAAATATATACTTGGTTTTATTGTAATGGCAATCTTCAGTATTCCGGCATTTGCACAAGGCGGAGCTGATGGATTATTAATGCCCAAATTCATTAAACCAAGCGACAACAGTACCAGTATTCTTTTAAAGGATCTCTCAAAAGAAAGACGTTTTCTAAGGGAAATTCCTGCGGACTCCGAAATACATCTGCTGAAGGATATTGTTTACCACAAGTCCAAAAGTATTGACGGAGATCCTATGTCACTTTCGATGGATTTACTTACCTATAAAGATGATAAGATTCGTCCATGCGTAGTTTATGTTGTGGGCGGAGGGTTTTCTTCAGCCTCAAAAGAAAGGAATCTCTATGATCGTTTTGAAGTTGCTAAAGTAGGCTATGTGGTTGCAAGCGTTCAGTACCACGTAGTCAGTAATGGTATATACAGTGATGCTGTAAAAGACATTAAGGCTGCCATTCGCTTCCTTCGGGCAAATGCAAAAGAATATGGAATTAATCCCGATAAAATTGCTGTTTGGGGCGAATCAGCAGGGGGCTATTTGGCTGCCATGGTTGGCACAACCAACGGAGTAAAAGAATTTGAAGCAGGAGAAAATATCGATCAAAGTAGTGATGTTCAGGCAGCAATTGACGTTTATGGGTTATCTGATCTGACTAAAATTGGGGCGGATTATGATGAAGCAGCAGCCAATGCTCATTTTACCTTAATCTCTCCTGACGGGAAATTTATACATGGTAAAAACAGCGGATTGACAAGCCTTGATAAACCCGAAGTTGTTGCAAAGGCAAATCCAATTAATTATGTTAATAAAAATGATCCTCCATTTTTACTATTTCACGGAACTCTGGATGTATCGGTTTCGCCCAGCCAGACCTTGTTGATGCATAATTCTTTGCGTGAAGCAGGAGTCAATTCAACACGTTATGTCATTGAAGGTGCCAGGCATGCTAGCGCTGAATTCTCAGATCCACAAGTTATCACAATTATAGTTGATTTTCTCGACAAGCATCTGAAACAATAG
- a CDS encoding carboxylesterase/lipase family protein: MNQLNRRQFFLRFSLATAGVVAFSKFGYSAIGSQPNQIRTEDFIETEITHGKIRGIRTEGVNIFKGIPYAGRVSGDRRFRRPAPLDPWTGVRDALQLGAPAIQAPRRNEPDPSEDCLFLNVWTPANDGKKRPVMFYNHGGGFVVGSGGAGGQDGANLARNFDVVVVEPNHRLGLLGFLYLDEIAGSDYAGSGNMGLLDITAGLKWVHDNIAEFGGDPNNVMIFGESGGGAKTSCLYALPEAAPYFNKASIESGPGVRMTDREIASETTEKLLKELNIDRKDWQKLLEIPAADLLAAQAKFTFVAPSLDKKNRTRGFGPVVDGVVLPHHPFDPTAPEISRNKPLLTGWNEDEYTFFAWERHDTESFKLDFAGLQAKLEPQYGDNARKIIEVYRKSRPNASAPDIFVAISSITMMGLGSINIAERKVKQNGAPVYLYNFGYKSENKIPGTDYPMGTPHAMDISFKFNNEVPPKAGEQPRMSFGGNRPERFTASHHFAELWTIFARTGKPAAEGVPEWPAYNLVDRPTMRIDSTCEVINNRFKEEVDMWRSIGRL, translated from the coding sequence ATGAATCAGCTAAACAGAAGACAATTTTTTTTGAGGTTCTCACTAGCCACAGCGGGTGTTGTTGCTTTTTCCAAATTTGGATATTCAGCAATTGGCTCACAACCTAATCAAATCAGAACCGAAGATTTTATAGAAACAGAAATAACTCATGGTAAGATTCGTGGAATCAGAACCGAAGGAGTGAATATTTTTAAAGGCATACCTTATGCCGGTCGGGTTTCGGGCGACCGAAGATTTCGTCGGCCTGCACCACTTGATCCGTGGACTGGGGTGCGCGATGCTTTGCAATTGGGCGCACCTGCTATTCAGGCTCCCCGCCGGAATGAGCCAGATCCTTCCGAAGACTGCCTTTTCCTGAATGTCTGGACTCCGGCCAATGATGGGAAAAAACGCCCCGTGATGTTTTACAATCATGGTGGCGGCTTTGTAGTTGGCTCAGGAGGTGCCGGAGGTCAGGATGGCGCCAATCTGGCCCGAAATTTCGATGTGGTGGTGGTTGAACCCAATCATCGGCTCGGATTACTTGGCTTTCTTTATCTGGATGAAATTGCCGGATCGGATTACGCCGGATCGGGCAATATGGGCTTGTTGGATATTACCGCCGGATTGAAATGGGTGCATGATAATATTGCTGAATTCGGTGGTGACCCTAACAATGTCATGATCTTTGGAGAATCGGGTGGCGGTGCCAAAACTTCATGTTTGTATGCCTTGCCCGAAGCGGCCCCTTATTTTAACAAGGCATCCATCGAAAGTGGACCCGGCGTTCGAATGACCGACCGCGAAATTGCTTCAGAAACAACTGAGAAACTTTTAAAAGAACTAAATATCGACCGCAAAGACTGGCAAAAACTGCTTGAAATACCGGCAGCCGATTTATTAGCAGCCCAGGCCAAATTCACTTTTGTTGCGCCCAGCCTCGATAAGAAAAACAGAACAAGGGGCTTTGGTCCGGTTGTCGATGGTGTTGTGCTGCCGCACCATCCGTTCGATCCGACTGCACCAGAAATATCCCGAAATAAACCTTTGCTAACCGGCTGGAATGAAGATGAATACACCTTTTTCGCCTGGGAAAGACATGATACAGAATCGTTCAAACTCGATTTTGCAGGTTTGCAGGCCAAACTCGAGCCACAATATGGCGACAATGCCCGAAAAATTATTGAGGTTTATCGAAAATCAAGACCCAACGCTTCTGCTCCTGACATTTTTGTGGCAATATCATCGATTACGATGATGGGATTGGGCTCAATCAATATTGCTGAACGAAAAGTTAAGCAAAATGGAGCCCCGGTTTATTTGTACAATTTCGGATATAAATCAGAGAATAAAATTCCAGGAACAGATTATCCAATGGGTACGCCACATGCGATGGATATTTCATTCAAATTCAATAATGAAGTTCCACCCAAAGCCGGCGAACAACCGCGCATGAGTTTCGGCGGTAACCGCCCGGAAAGGTTCACCGCATCGCATCACTTTGCAGAGTTATGGACAATTTTTGCACGTACCGGAAAACCCGCTGCCGAAGGAGTTCCTGAATGGCCCGCTTATAACTTAGTTGATCGGCCAACCATGCGCATCGATTCAACATGCGAGGTAATCAATAACAGGTTCAAAGAAGAAGTTGATATGTGGCGATCAATTGGAAGATTATAA
- a CDS encoding RagB/SusD family nutrient uptake outer membrane protein — translation MKIKFIILGLVGSLLMSCGDEFLTINSKTALTDDVYYKTQADLQAAVNAVYAPFRELYTGTSATSNGANAAYLMGEMHSDNARFFYQPQFRATVSQEEVANFIHLESNSVSTFKYQRTYSAIANANKVLSTVDKASFTDEALRGNIKGQALCLRAFAYFDLVQYFGPVPLHTEPVTTFDGTALPLASVDEVYKQIINDLNAAVGLLPAKSGQADVGRVTKGTAQMILANVYMVQKNYAVAETLLRSIVTSGEYSLMTNYASIFAPANKNNKESIFEIQYRAGSDGYSSTFCYGMLPYPLSTAAMAALTGTVDAQANTGQAEGFNAPSPDLLAAYETGDSRYDATIGTVANTRGETLPFCKKYLHPHERMNQSNDNWPVYRYAEVLLFLAEALNEQNKPAEALPFLNQVRSRAGLAASTASSQSDVRNAIAKERRIEFAFENKRWLDLVRTGKAVEVIAAFGNKVKANPSAYYYFTGFQLPVAAFADIQLTWPLPAAESLYTPYF, via the coding sequence ATGAAAATAAAATTCATAATATTAGGATTAGTAGGTTCATTGTTAATGTCATGCGGAGATGAATTCTTGACGATCAATTCAAAAACTGCCCTGACTGACGATGTTTACTATAAGACACAGGCTGACCTTCAAGCTGCGGTTAATGCTGTTTATGCGCCATTCAGAGAATTATATACTGGTACCAGTGCTACCAGTAACGGAGCGAATGCAGCTTATTTGATGGGAGAAATGCATTCTGATAACGCCCGCTTTTTTTATCAACCGCAATTCAGGGCAACAGTTAGTCAGGAAGAAGTTGCCAATTTTATACATCTTGAATCGAATAGTGTATCAACCTTTAAATATCAGCGAACTTATAGCGCTATTGCCAATGCCAATAAGGTTCTTTCAACCGTTGACAAAGCTTCTTTTACCGACGAGGCATTAAGGGGTAATATTAAAGGTCAGGCACTCTGTTTAAGGGCATTCGCATATTTTGACCTGGTTCAGTATTTCGGTCCTGTACCATTACATACCGAACCTGTTACTACTTTTGATGGAACTGCACTTCCATTGGCATCTGTTGATGAAGTTTACAAGCAGATTATTAATGACTTAAATGCTGCTGTTGGTTTGTTGCCGGCAAAAAGTGGTCAAGCTGATGTTGGTAGAGTAACAAAAGGAACTGCTCAGATGATTTTGGCAAATGTTTATATGGTTCAAAAAAACTATGCAGTAGCCGAGACTTTACTGCGGTCTATCGTAACATCAGGTGAATATTCATTGATGACAAATTATGCCAGTATATTTGCTCCTGCAAATAAAAATAACAAAGAATCCATATTCGAGATACAGTATCGGGCGGGATCTGACGGATATAGCAGCACATTTTGTTATGGTATGTTACCTTATCCTTTAAGCACTGCAGCTATGGCAGCACTAACCGGAACAGTTGATGCTCAGGCGAATACAGGGCAGGCAGAGGGTTTTAATGCACCTTCTCCTGATCTACTTGCAGCATATGAAACCGGCGATTCACGATATGATGCAACTATAGGAACCGTTGCAAATACACGTGGAGAAACACTTCCATTTTGTAAAAAATATCTTCATCCTCACGAAAGAATGAATCAAAGTAACGACAACTGGCCAGTTTATCGTTATGCTGAAGTACTTCTTTTCCTTGCTGAAGCACTAAACGAGCAAAACAAACCAGCCGAAGCTCTTCCATTCCTCAATCAGGTAAGAAGCAGGGCAGGATTGGCTGCAAGCACTGCCAGTTCACAAAGTGATGTGCGTAATGCAATTGCAAAAGAACGTAGAATTGAATTTGCTTTCGAAAATAAACGCTGGCTCGATCTTGTAAGAACAGGTAAAGCAGTTGAGGTAATAGCTGCTTTTGGAAACAAGGTTAAGGCAAATCCATCAGCTTATTACTATTTTACTGGATTTCAGCTTCCGGTAGCTGCTTTTGCTGACATACAGCTAACATGGCCTTTGCCTGCTGCAGAATCATTGTACACACCTTATTTTTAA